The Verrucomicrobiia bacterium genome segment TGGCATAATCGACCTGTCCGTTATTACGGTCCACTACCGTGCGGAGCAGCGGCTCTTTTGTCGGCTGGCCTTCCACCATGAGCGATCGGGCGTTCGGGAATATGCGAATGACCTCTTCTGTCCATTCACCCTCGTAAGCGCCCACATCGATGATTTGGTTCAGCTCATGGCCGCAGCGTTTGATGTTCTGCAAGGTCCACTTCATGTTGGTCATGTTGTAGAACCAGTTCGCCCGCTGCCGTTCCTTCGGGTTCAGGATGGCGATGATGTAATGCAACACGAACAGCTTGAGCTTGCTGGGAAGCAGGCTGCGGCCGAGTTGCAACAAGGTTCGTTTAATGGCCTTCATGGTGTCTTAACGATTCCACTGCGTAGTGGAATACGCATTTAGCAGATTAACGGCTTTTGTTCTCAAGAAATTTCTGCGCGGCCCCGATCACGGCCGCAGCTGAGATGGCATCCATACATTTCAGGCCGTAAGGGCAGGGTGTCCGCAACCAGCACGGGGCACATTCCACCGGTGTATAGAACGGGATGTTATTCGGATAAGGAAAATTCTCTGGTGAGGTGTATCCGCCAAAGACGATTATCGCCGGTGTTTTAAATCCTGCAGCCATGTGCATGCCGCCCGATTCTGCGCCTAAGTAGAGCTTCGCCTTGCTGATCAGGAAGGCCAAGTCAGTGAGAGTGGTTCGGCCAGCCAAAGAGAGGAAATTGGGACCAGACAGATTCAATATCGGTTTGGTTCCCGCTTCGATCACCAGATGGTCTTTGCTGAGAGCTTGTGCCACAGCCTGCCACCGTTCGAGTGGCCAGGTTTTATTCGGCGTCCAATTGCTTGTCTCCGTCTGAATGACGATATAAGGACGTTTTTGTGCCGCCAGCTCTGCTGTAAGCCAGGGAGAGGGTGTGACTTCTGGGGGGGCGGGACGAAAATCATCCGCATCCAAGCCTACACGTTCGCAGATGAGACGAAAGACATTGCGATTGCTCGGTACTTGATAGCGATAGCTTAGCTCCAGAGAGTCGCGTTTGTTTTCATCTTTGGCCGGGACTACCGAAGAGAGCAAAGGATGTCCTTGCCAGAAATCCATGTACCGAGTGACGAACGTGATTCGACAGGTTGGGTTTGCGATCTTGATGGCACGAATGACACCACTCGCCAGCAGTTCATCCCCGATTCCGCCACCGGGTGAACGAATCTTCAGCGTATTGCGCTGATAGGGTTTGCCCAACGGCCAACGAAGATGCCGGTATGCGGCAGGATGAACCCGCCGGATGAAAAGCGCACAACGCTGGTCAACTGCCTGAACAGCTCCGCGCAAATCTTTTAGAATGGCTTGGAAACGGCTCACAGCTCAATGCGGGCGAACCTTTTTGGCTTCTGCCGGTTTGCTTCCCGGAGTCACGGCTTTCACCAGTGATTTGAACATGGCCACTAGTGGGCGAGAAGAGGGCTGGTAACGCCATGACTTGAGGAACAGAGGCACAGCTGATAAGGCGCTTTCTTGAGCAGTGTAATAAGCATAATCAAAAAAATGTTCGGCCACCATTTTTCGATATCGCGC includes the following:
- a CDS encoding glycosyltransferase family 9 protein; this translates as MGKPYQRNTLKIRSPGGGIGDELLASGVIRAIKIANPTCRITFVTRYMDFWQGHPLLSSVVPAKDENKRDSLELSYRYQVPSNRNVFRLICERVGLDADDFRPAPPEVTPSPWLTAELAAQKRPYIVIQTETSNWTPNKTWPLERWQAVAQALSKDHLVIEAGTKPILNLSGPNFLSLAGRTTLTDLAFLISKAKLYLGAESGGMHMAAGFKTPAIIVFGGYTSPENFPYPNNIPFYTPVECAPCWLRTPCPYGLKCMDAISAAAVIGAAQKFLENKSR